The DNA window TGAGTGCCGACTGAGGCTAGTAGCTGCGTCAATGTGCCACGCTTGCGACCAACCAGTGAGACAATTGCTCCAGCGTCGCTGAGACGAGTTGCTACCGCCTTGCCAATGCCTCCGCTGGCGCCCGTTAAGAGAATCTTTTTATTGTTTAGTTGCATGATGTTACCTTTGGCTAGCGCTTTTTATAAATGGAGTTTTCTATAAGCAGAGCTTTCTCTAAATCGTGCTTCGATTTAGTCCGTCAGGGTCAGTGGCGGAACCCCAGTCAGTGAACGAAAAATATTGCCGTAGAGAGTGTAAAAAACCTTCGCCGAATAAATAATCTGCGCCTGCTCAGCGGGATCGTCGATTTTGTTCATCAGCATTTTAAAAAATTCGACATGCTCCTGGTCCAGTGAGCCATGGGAATAGAGATAGGAAAAAGCTTTTTTCGGCAGCCCTAAACTTTCGCGGATATTATCCGCGGCGCTATCGGCAATACTAATACTGGTACCCTCGAGCACATGCACCATGCCAAAGAAACACAGGGGATTGATTCGTTGCACGCTGTCATAGGCGTAGCTGACCATAAGTTCGGTGGCCATATTGGGTCGGCTATTGCGCACCGACTCTTTGTCTGCGCCACAAGCGGCGATATCATTGAGTATCCACTCCTGGTGACCGAGTTCCTCTTCAATATATTCAGCCACTGCATTGCGCAGCCATTCTTTATCTTCACTGAGGCGGTTGCCAGTGGCCATCAGTAGTGGCACTGTATGTTTAACGTGATGATAGGCCTGAGTTAAAAAAGCCACATACTGATCGAGACTGACCTCGCCCTTTAGAGCTCGATCAATAATCGGTGCAGAAAATAGCGTGGCGCGTTGGCTGCTGGTAGCATCTTGTAACTGATCATAAAAATTCATTGGCTACTGTCCTCAAGAGAAATAGAGTTTGTTGGTTGTCCATAGAGATTGTTCAACTGCACTTGGTAGTGAGCGGCAATAGTGGCTCTTACAGGCCGGCCATTGTCGGTAAGCATGCCCGCTTGACTGGTCAACGGCTGGTTTAGTCGGAACCAGTTTAAGATGCGTGCATAATCTGGCAGGCCACTGTTAACCTGGTCGATGGTTTGCTGCACTTCGGCATCGGCAAGTTCCGGATCACGGGGATAAATCAATGCGACGCAATGGGGTTGAGCGTCGCCATAGACCACCGCATCGGCGATCACCGTATTGGCTACTAACTCCGCCTCAACCCACTCGGGATTAATATTGCGGCCAAAGCTTGAGATCAACAGATTTTTGCTGCGCCCGCTAATGGTCAAAAAGCCCTGGCTGTCGACACTGCCCATATCACCGGTAGCAATCATCTCTTGGTTCCAGCTATTGGGCTGTCCCGCATAGCCCAACATGGCATTGCCAGAGACCATAATTTCCCCACGACAAATAGAGACTCTGAGGTGGGGGAGAGGTTTGCCACTGGTACAGGGCGCGCTCTGGGCTCTAGTGTTAAGACTGACCACCGAGGCACATTCAGAGAGGCCATAGCCTTCATAGGCGGGGATAGCATAATGGTGAGCCTCGGCCAGTAGCTGGGCGGAAACCCGACCACCACCGACGGCGACAAATTTAAGTGACTCCGGTGGCTGCCAGCCCTGCTTGGCTGCGGCGATGGCTATCACCAATAACTGCGGTGTCAAGATCATGCTCTGGGGACTGTAATGGCTGATGGTGCGACAAAATTGCCCTGTATCCAACGACGAACTGCCTTGAAAGCCAATTTCAGCAAGACTGGGAATAATCACCTCACCGCCGCACAGTAGCGGTGTGTAAACACCGGCAATATTTTCCAATAATGTGCTCAGAGGTAGCAGGCACAGATGCCTCGGCTTATCCAAGGCCACCGCATCAGCCAGTGCCGCAGCTTGCAGCAACAGCTGCTCGACACTTAGGCAGACACCTTTTGGTTGACCAGTAGAACCTGAGGTGAAAGTGATTTTTTGTGTGCTCTCAGGCAGTGCTGAGCTTTGTCCCGCACAAACTACCTGCAATAGCTGTAAGCGACCCTCAAGCACGGATTGCTGTGCCCCATGCTGGATGTTTGGAATTGCCAGAAAGTGTTCGGTGGCTTGGCAAATCACTGTGTCTATGGCGAGACTAGCAAACAGGTGATTGATCTGAGCTTGAGAGAAAAAAGTTGGAATTGGCACCAGACAAATATTGGCCTCTTGGCAGGCGAGATCGGCAATCACCCAATCGCTACTGTTGTCGCCAAAGAGCGCAACCATCTTAATGTCGCAGCTCTTCAGGACCGCGGCCAGGTCGCGGCAGCATTCAAGCAATTGCTGCTTACGCAACTGCCGCGAGCTATCCCGCAGCACAACTGGGTTGTCATCTATCAGTTCAAGCTGTGTGAGTAGTTTACGCATCTCAGCGCACTCGGCTATTGAGATTGAGCGCGAGACTATCAATGCTTTCTTTATAGGTATCAAAGATTACGCTGCACATTCGACTGCTATTCATTGCCTCTTTGCCTTGAGCTATATTGGCGCAGAACACATGGGGATTACTCTGATAATAAGATCCCCAGTCCGATTGTTTGTCGATGGAGAGTTGCTCCGGATCGGCATCCCCAAGATTGTGCAGATTGACACCGAGACGTTGCAGGGACTTGGCGATCTGCTGATTGCCGGTAAATACAATCCACTCAAAAGGGGTGCTGTGAAGCAGTCCGGTCAAGAGTAAAAACAGTAGCTGACTGCTGCCACGGCGAGTGGCAGCGAGATTGCCAATTTCGACAATATGCTGGCGCTTGACCGCTGTGCCGATCTTTGCGGAAAGGCTCTTTTCAATGGGCTGCCCCAGATATTGCTCGAGAAATAGCGAATGCTGGTCCGCCGGGCGTATACCTGCGGTGGCGCTGATGCCACCTTCACAGTTCATGGTCACCAGATAGGGCATAAAGCTACTTATCGTGGCGCTATAGACCGCGCTAAATTGATTGCCAATATAGTTCTCGACGCTGTTGCGCTCCGCAGACCCTGTTGTGTAGAGCTGAAAATCCGGTATTGCTGTCAGTGAACGGCCGAGCCAACGCAGGCTTGGCGTCAGTGGGTTGGCTTGTTGATAAGTGGTTAAGCTTGTCATATTGGCTCTATGCCTCAGGTTGTTGGGGCTAGATTATTCGCCAATCCTTAAGACAACCTTAGGGGAGAAAGTGAATCTCGATGATCTGCTCAAATAGAGCGGTAAATACGCAAAATAAACGGACCCAGTCCGATTTGGTTAATAATTCCATTTTTCTCGGTAAATCATTGTCGCCCTGCTAAAGCATTTAAATTCTCGGTTAAACGCGCAATTTTTCTTCTCTGTGCCGCTGATAAAATCACACTTTAAAATGCTAATTATTTAGTCCTACGGGACCGGAGACGTTGAATGTCTGTTTTTTCTCACAGCGAGTTTGATGAACATCAGCAGGTCGCTTTTTTTAACCACAGGGCATCGGGTCTCAAAGCCATTATTGCGGTGCACAACACTAATCTCGGACCTGCTCTGGGCGGCTGTCGCATGTGGCCCTATGCATCAGACGATGAAGCACTCACCGATGTATTGCGTCTGTCCCGCGGCATGACCTATAAGTCGGCTCTCGCCAATCTGCAACTGGGTGGTGGCAAAGCGGTGATTATTGGTGATCCAGTGCGAGATAAAACCGATGCACTGCTCCACGCCATGGGGGATTTTATTCAGGGGCTTGGCGGCCGCTATATTACCGCTGAAGACTCCGGCACCTCGGTTGCCGATATGCTTAAGATCGGTGAAAAAACCCACTTTGTCAGCGGCGTCGATAAAGTCTCAGCCCACGGCGGCGATCCATCCCCGAGCACTGCTCACGGTGTTTTTGTCAGTCTTCGCGAAGCTGTATACCACAAGCTTGGGCGCACTGATTTAAAAGGTGTAAAAGTGGCTATTCAAGGGCTCGGCAATGTAGGTTATCGCCTTGCGGAACAGTTGCGAGATGCAGGCGCTGAACTCTTTGTCACTGACATTATTCAGGCCAATGTAGACCGTGCTGTACGCGAGCTAAATGCCACTGCAGTAAAGGGCGACAATATCTTTTCACTGGATGTAGATGTCTTTGCCCCCTGTGCTCTGGGTGCGGCGATAAACGATCAAACTATTGCTCAGCTCAAGGCATCTATTGTTGCTGGCGCGGCCAATAATCAGCTCGCCACTGTGGAGCATGGCTATCAGTTGCATCAGCGCGGTATCCTTTACGCACCTGACTATGTGGTTAATGCAGGGGGAATTGTTGATGTTTACTGCCAGCGAAAAATGCTCCAAAAAAACTACGATGTCGAGAATTATGCTGCCGATTTGGATGCCAAGGTGGAAGGAATTGGTGCCACTCTGCGAGAAATATTTGTCCGCAGTGACAGTGAGAATATACCTACATTTGTGATTGCAGACCAGGTCGCTGAGGAGCGCTTCACCAGCGCCAAAAGTATCTATCAGCCAGAGTCCGTGTTGGCGTAGATCTGGTGTCGGCCTGGGCTGTTTATTAGCCTAGGCCCTTATGACATTGAAAGCTATGACTGTAGCCTAGAGTAAATGTCCCAATGGCAATTCAGTCTTGTAGCAAATTGGTTTTAGAGAGAAGCTACTCTTCACATGATCTACACCGCTGACCTGAGTTAGCTGATCGAGAAACTCTTGATAGGCAAACAGATCCGGGGTCACCACTCGAATTAGATAGTCAAAGTCCCCGGTCATCAGATAACACTCCATGACCTGGGGCCACTCGAGCACCCGCTGAGCAAAATGGTCGAGATCTTTTTTCACCTGATGGTGCATGGTCACCTGCACAAATACAGTAACTGGCAACCCAGCTTTGCGTGGATCAATCAAGGTAACGCGACGAGAAATATAGCCCAGATTTTCAAGATTCTTAACCCGCCTAGAGCAGGGCGAGGGAGACAGAAATACTTTTTCAGAAAGTTCCAGATTAGACGTGCTGGCATCTGATTGCAGAATGTCCAGAATCTTCCAGTCAATATTGTCCAGCTTATAGTCAGTCATAGAGTGGTTGCTCGTTAGCTGTTGCCAATGTGTTTTTATTTGAACTCAAGTGCTTTGCCGAGAGAAACGTCAAAATCAAATAATGCCATAGCTTTGAAATTGTTTGGTACGTTTTATTAGTGTAGATAAATAACCACAATAAATCCCTAATTCGGCATGGTTTCACGCAATTTAATACCTTAATAAGGGAGGTCAAAGCGATACTTTGGCAGGATTCTCTAGCACTCCTCATGCTAATTTTATAACTATAAATAAGACTTAAAAGCGCGTTTTTCCGATGCGGAGATTAGACTAAAACCGCTGTTTGATGGCGTGACTTAATAGCCCAAATTAAGAACACAATTGCAAGAGGTGTTATATGGCAGTAAAGAATCCCCCGCAGAAGGCACAGCCTGAGCCAAAAAAAAAGCCTGAGCCAAATAAACAGCCTGAGCTCGATAGCCAGCAAGCCCCAGATCTAATAACCGCACCGGTGTTTTTACATACATCTTCCCTCATTATCCCCACCCTGAAACAGCTGCAGGCTGATGGCGAGCTATGTCCCGGCGCCGCAGTGGCACCAATGTCCTCAGAGCTGGCAATAAAAATCTATACGGATATGGTCTACACCCGTCTTCTCGACGAGCGCATGGTTGGCGCCCAGCGTCAGGGACGCCTGAGTTTTTACCTCACCTGTACTGGCGAAGAAGCCTCAGTGGCCGGAACCATTGCCGCATTTCAAGCCGATGACATGGTTATGGCTCAGTATCGCGAGCAGCTGGCCCTGCGCTATCGTGGTTTCACCACTGAGCAGTTTATGAACCAACTGTTTAGCAATGTTGAAGATCTGGGCAAAGGTCGCCAGATGCCGGTTCACTATGGCTGTCGCGACTTAAACTTTATGACCATTAGTTCGCCACTGGCAACGCAGATCCCCCAGGCCGCGGGCTATGCCTATGGTCAAAAATTGGCTGGCAATAATGCTTGCACAGTCTGTTATTTCGGAGAGGGTGCAGCCTCAGAAGGGGACTTCCACGCTGGCTTAAATATGGCTGCAGTATTGAAATGCCCAGTGGTATTTGTCGCGCGCAACAATGGCTATGCGATTTCCACACCCTCTTCAGAGCAATTCGCGGGTAATGGCATCGCCTCTCGCGGTGTGGGTTACGGAATTAAAACCATCCGCGTCGATGGCAACGATATTCTCGCCGTCTATAGCGCCGCAGTAGAGGCGCGTAAAATAGCTGTGGAACAGCAGCAGCCAGTATTGATTGAAACCATGAGTTATCGCCTTGGTGCTCACTCCACCTCAGATGACCCTACTGGCTATCGCAGCCGCGAAGAAGAACAGCAGTGGCGTGAAAATGATCCCATCAGTCGCATGAAAAACTGGTTGGTGAAACAGAATTGGTGGGATGAAGAGCAAGAAGAGGCACTACAGGCAGAGTTTAGAGAGGAAATTTTGGCCCAGGTTAAGCTTGCTGAGAAACGTCCCAAACCAGCTCTGGGCGAGCTGATCACTGATGTCTACGAAACCCCTCCTGAACATTTGCTAGAGCAGTTAGAGGCTCTGGAAAATCATGTTGCCAAGTATCCTGATCACTATCCAAATCTAGGTTCTGCTCATAACCAGTCTCAGGAGGGCGCGAAATGAACACTCCAGTGAAAGGCCAAATCTCCAGTAATAGTGATGTCCCTGCTTCAGAGACTACAGCGATGACCACGACCAAAATGAATCTACTTCAGGCAGTCAATAGCGCCCTAGATACAGCCATGACGGCCAACCCTCGAGTGGTCTGTCTGGGGGAAGATATCGGCAAGTTTGGCGGTGTTTTTAGAGCCACCAGCAACCTTCAAGACAAGCACGGCGTGCTGCGCTGCTTTAATACCCCTCTCACGGAACAGGGTATCGCTGGATTCGCTATAGGGCTGGCGGCGCAGGGTTCGGTGGCGGTGGCCGAGATTCAGTTTGCGGATTATATCTTTCCCGCCTTTGATCAGATTGTTAATGAGGCGGCTAAGTTTCGCTATCGCAGTGGTGATCAATTCGACTGTGGCGGGCTCACCATTCGCGCTCCCTACGGCGGTGGTATTGATGGCGGTCTCTATCATTCCCAGTCACCGGAAGCTTACTTTTGTCACACTCCAGGCCTAAAAGTGGTGATGCCGAGTAATCCCTATCAAGCCAAAGGTCTTTTACTGGCAGCGATTCGCGATCCCAATCCGGTAATCTTCTTTGAGCCAAAAGCCATTTATCGCGCCTCTACCGGTGAGGTGCCTGAGCATGACTATGAACTACCCCTAGGCGTGGCTGAAGTGGTTCACAAGGGCACAGATATTACCCTGCTCGGTTGGGGCGCACAGATGATTCAGCTGAATAAGGCTGCTGAACTGGTGGCCAATGAGGGCATCTCCTGCGAGGTGATTGATCTCTGCACCCTATTGCCTTGGGATCGTCAGACCGTTGCGGACTCGGTACGCAAAACCGGACGCCTAGTAATTAGCCATGAGGCACCTTTAACAGGTGGTTTCGCCGGGGAGATCGCCGCCACTATTCAAGAGCAGTGTTTCCTCAGCCTTGAAGCCCCTATTGCCCGAGTTGCCGGTTTGGATACACCCTTCCCGCTGGCTCAGGAAAAACATTACCTAGCTGATTATTTAAAAATTGTTGAAGCGATCAGAGCAACTATTAGCTACTAGCTGAGACCTAACAAGGGTTGAGACCCAAGGAGCGACTAATGCAAAAAGAATTTATCTTGCCGGATATTGGCGAAGGCATTGTTGAATGTGAAGTGATTGAATGGAAGGTCAAGGAAGGCGATATCATTGAGGAAGACCAGATTGTTGTGGATGTCAGTACAGACAAAGCCATTGTTGAGATCCCCTCTATGTACAATGGCCGCGTCACCAAACTGCATCACGCTGAAGGTGATATAGCCAAGGTACATTCGCCACTTTTTGCCATTGAGATTGAAGCTGATGAAGATACTTTGTCGCCCCAGCCGCAGGCTTCTAATCAAGAGTCTAATCAAGAACCTCAGCTAGCAACCATAGAACAAGCATCGGCACAGCAGGCAGCAGATAGCGGCGCAAAACTGCTAACCACACCGGCCGTACGCAAAATGGCCCGTGAACATCAGCTTGATCTGGGTAACATCCCTGGCACTGGCAAGCAGGGTCGAGTATTAAAAGAAGATGTCTTGAGTTTTTTGGCTGGGGACAGCGCA is part of the SAR92 clade bacterium H455 genome and encodes:
- a CDS encoding amino acid dehydrogenase yields the protein MSVFSHSEFDEHQQVAFFNHRASGLKAIIAVHNTNLGPALGGCRMWPYASDDEALTDVLRLSRGMTYKSALANLQLGGGKAVIIGDPVRDKTDALLHAMGDFIQGLGGRYITAEDSGTSVADMLKIGEKTHFVSGVDKVSAHGGDPSPSTAHGVFVSLREAVYHKLGRTDLKGVKVAIQGLGNVGYRLAEQLRDAGAELFVTDIIQANVDRAVRELNATAVKGDNIFSLDVDVFAPCALGAAINDQTIAQLKASIVAGAANNQLATVEHGYQLHQRGILYAPDYVVNAGGIVDVYCQRKMLQKNYDVENYAADLDAKVEGIGATLREIFVRSDSENIPTFVIADQVAEERFTSAKSIYQPESVLA
- a CDS encoding AMP-binding protein, with the translated sequence MRKLLTQLELIDDNPVVLRDSSRQLRKQQLLECCRDLAAVLKSCDIKMVALFGDNSSDWVIADLACQEANICLVPIPTFFSQAQINHLFASLAIDTVICQATEHFLAIPNIQHGAQQSVLEGRLQLLQVVCAGQSSALPESTQKITFTSGSTGQPKGVCLSVEQLLLQAAALADAVALDKPRHLCLLPLSTLLENIAGVYTPLLCGGEVIIPSLAEIGFQGSSSLDTGQFCRTISHYSPQSMILTPQLLVIAIAAAKQGWQPPESLKFVAVGGGRVSAQLLAEAHHYAIPAYEGYGLSECASVVSLNTRAQSAPCTSGKPLPHLRVSICRGEIMVSGNAMLGYAGQPNSWNQEMIATGDMGSVDSQGFLTISGRSKNLLISSFGRNINPEWVEAELVANTVIADAVVYGDAQPHCVALIYPRDPELADAEVQQTIDQVNSGLPDYARILNWFRLNQPLTSQAGMLTDNGRPVRATIAAHYQVQLNNLYGQPTNSISLEDSSQ
- a CDS encoding iron-containing redox enzyme family protein; the encoded protein is MNFYDQLQDATSSQRATLFSAPIIDRALKGEVSLDQYVAFLTQAYHHVKHTVPLLMATGNRLSEDKEWLRNAVAEYIEEELGHQEWILNDIAACGADKESVRNSRPNMATELMVSYAYDSVQRINPLCFFGMVHVLEGTSISIADSAADNIRESLGLPKKAFSYLYSHGSLDQEHVEFFKMLMNKIDDPAEQAQIIYSAKVFYTLYGNIFRSLTGVPPLTLTD
- a CDS encoding Lrp/AsnC family transcriptional regulator → MTDYKLDNIDWKILDILQSDASTSNLELSEKVFLSPSPCSRRVKNLENLGYISRRVTLIDPRKAGLPVTVFVQVTMHHQVKKDLDHFAQRVLEWPQVMECYLMTGDFDYLIRVVTPDLFAYQEFLDQLTQVSGVDHVKSSFSLKPICYKTELPLGHLL
- a CDS encoding thiamine pyrophosphate-dependent dehydrogenase E1 component subunit alpha produces the protein MAVKNPPQKAQPEPKKKPEPNKQPELDSQQAPDLITAPVFLHTSSLIIPTLKQLQADGELCPGAAVAPMSSELAIKIYTDMVYTRLLDERMVGAQRQGRLSFYLTCTGEEASVAGTIAAFQADDMVMAQYREQLALRYRGFTTEQFMNQLFSNVEDLGKGRQMPVHYGCRDLNFMTISSPLATQIPQAAGYAYGQKLAGNNACTVCYFGEGAASEGDFHAGLNMAAVLKCPVVFVARNNGYAISTPSSEQFAGNGIASRGVGYGIKTIRVDGNDILAVYSAAVEARKIAVEQQQPVLIETMSYRLGAHSTSDDPTGYRSREEEQQWRENDPISRMKNWLVKQNWWDEEQEEALQAEFREEILAQVKLAEKRPKPALGELITDVYETPPEHLLEQLEALENHVAKYPDHYPNLGSAHNQSQEGAK
- a CDS encoding thermostable hemolysin, encoding MTSLTTYQQANPLTPSLRWLGRSLTAIPDFQLYTTGSAERNSVENYIGNQFSAVYSATISSFMPYLVTMNCEGGISATAGIRPADQHSLFLEQYLGQPIEKSLSAKIGTAVKRQHIVEIGNLAATRRGSSQLLFLLLTGLLHSTPFEWIVFTGNQQIAKSLQRLGVNLHNLGDADPEQLSIDKQSDWGSYYQSNPHVFCANIAQGKEAMNSSRMCSVIFDTYKESIDSLALNLNSRVR
- a CDS encoding alpha-ketoacid dehydrogenase subunit beta, whose protein sequence is MNTPVKGQISSNSDVPASETTAMTTTKMNLLQAVNSALDTAMTANPRVVCLGEDIGKFGGVFRATSNLQDKHGVLRCFNTPLTEQGIAGFAIGLAAQGSVAVAEIQFADYIFPAFDQIVNEAAKFRYRSGDQFDCGGLTIRAPYGGGIDGGLYHSQSPEAYFCHTPGLKVVMPSNPYQAKGLLLAAIRDPNPVIFFEPKAIYRASTGEVPEHDYELPLGVAEVVHKGTDITLLGWGAQMIQLNKAAELVANEGISCEVIDLCTLLPWDRQTVADSVRKTGRLVISHEAPLTGGFAGEIAATIQEQCFLSLEAPIARVAGLDTPFPLAQEKHYLADYLKIVEAIRATISY